A stretch of the Erinaceus europaeus chromosome 23, mEriEur2.1, whole genome shotgun sequence genome encodes the following:
- the LOC103127988 gene encoding vomeronasal type-2 receptor 116-like: MCLHRSLHTIAKSDDISTVLRLPSMATRLWSPKIQHKYILHKSWMLKYQETISKCPKVKFRWQLKNYNYILAFLFAIEEINKDPYLLPNLTLGFSLYNAFNKYEKPLENILLWFSGGNQTVPNYNCQKQSKSTAIIAGTTLEFSSILGPLLGLYKIPQVTYGAFDSSLNDKDQFPSLYQMAAKDKFLVRGLICLLLHFEWTWVGVAITDNVESETFVWTLKAEMVKKHLCILFIEKLPTSWVRTISLDEGVALSTEDAKVNVYLVYGDSDIFINIHMHSRLTEYSGKLWIMVTESYVDLYKMKSIMGLFHGSLSFSSPKRDVPGFEHFIKTVNPSKYPEDFYFKRFWLNAFNCVFSGSSLCGKFRDCPPNTSLEFMPGNTDMMVMSESSYLVYNAVHAVTRALHEMLLEEADMGLTKDASLLVPLSWKLHRFLRSLQFTNSIGDHVSLDEQRESKKQYDILNIALFPTAQDFLVKVGEFVINGTSHQSLVIHDEVIEWPMGLEKPPTSVCNQKCGLGFKKVTLSKDICCFECVFCLTGEISNTQDARECIQCSEQEYSNEERTHCLPKLVTYLDFEDPLGMALACTALCFSVLTAGVLWAFVKHQDTPIVKANNRTLSYVLLISLLLCFLCSFLFIGRPHPVTCILQQITFGLVFTVALSTVLAKTIIVLLAFKSMKLGRTMRWLLASGASNYVIPICTLVQVIICGIWLGLSPPFIDVDTHSEPRHLLIMCDKGSVTVFYCVLGYLGSLALVSLSLSYLVRNLPDAFNEAKFLTFSMLVFCSVWVTFLPVYHGAQGKLMVALEIFSILASGAGLLVCIFAPKCYIILIRPDKNSLKHLRNKMGLRKNRHT, encoded by the exons GGTTGTGGTCTCCAAAAATTCAACACAAATACATATTACATAAATCTTGGATGCTGAAATATCAGGAGACAATTAGCAAATGTCCAAAAGTAAAGTTTAG GTGGCAGTTGAAGAATTATAATTACATTCTGGCCTTTCTCTTTGCCATTGAAGAGATCAATAAGGACCCGTATCTGCTCCCTAATTTGACACTCGGTTTCAGTCTCTACAACGCctttaataaatatgagaaaCCTTTAGAGAACATCTTGCTTTGGTTCTCAGGAGGGAATCAGACTGTCCCAAATTATAACTGCCAGAAACAAAGCAAATCTACTGCCATTATTGCAGGAACCACACTAGAATTTTCATCAATCCTTGGACCACTTCTGGGACTCTACAAAATTCCACAG GTCACATACGGAGCATTTGATTCTTCACTGAATGACAAAGATCAGTTCCCATCACTCTATCAAATGGCTGCTAAGGACAAGTTCCTAGTGCGTGGACTGATCTGTCTACTGCTGCATTTTGAATGGACCTGGGTGGGGGTAGCCATCACAGATAATGTAGAAAGTGAGACATTCGTCTGGACATTGAAAGCAGAGATGGTGAAAAAACACTTATGTATTCTCTTTATAGAGAAGTTGCCTACCTCATGGGTAAGAACTATCAGTTTAGATGAAGGAGTTGCTCTCTCAACAGAGGATGCAAAAGTAAATGTCTATTTAGTCTATGGTGATTCTGACATTTTTATAAACATACACATGCATTCAAGACTGACTGAATATTCAGGTAAGCTGTGGATCATGGTAACAGAGTCCTATGTTGACTTATATAAAATGAAGAGCATTATGGGCCTTTTCCATGGAAGTCTCTCATTTTCATCTCCAAAGAGAGACGTGCCTGGTTTTGAACACTTTATTAAAACAGTGAACCCTTCCAAATATCCAGAAGATTTTTATTTCAAGAGATTTTGGCTTAATGCATTTAACTGTGTATTTTCTGGGTCATCACTATGTGGAAAATTCAGAGACTGTCCCCCAAATACCTCCTTAGAGTTTATGCCAGGAAACACTGACATGATGGTCATGTCTGAATCCAGCTATCTTGTCTACAATGCTGTGCATGCTGTGACCAGAGCCCTCCATGAGATGCTCCTGGAAGAAGCAGACATGGGGTTGACAAAAGATGCAAGCCTTCTAGTGCCTCTCTCCTGGAAG CTTCACAGatttctgagaagtctccagttTACTAACAGCATTGGGGACCATGTATCCTTGGATGAGCAAAGAGAATCTAAAAAACAATATGACATCCTGAACATTGCGCTATTTCCTACAGCTCAGGACTTCTTGGTTAAAGTAGGAGAGTTTGTCATCAATGGTACAAGTCATCAAAGTTTGGTCATCCATGATGAGGTTATAGAATGGCCTATGGGATTGGAAAAG CCTCCCACATCTGTGTGTAACCAGAAGTGTGGTCTGGGATTCAAGAAAGTTACACTGTCTAAAGACATCTGCTGCTTTGAATGTGTCTTTTGTCTGACAGGAGAGATTTCAAATACACAAG ATGCACGGGAGTGTATCCAGTGCTCTGAGCAAGAATATTCAAATGAAGAGAGAACCCACTGTCTCCCCAAGTTGGTGACCTACTTGGACTTTGAAGATCCCTTAGGGATGGCTCTGGCCTGCACAGCTTTGTGCTTCTCTGTGCTCACAGCTGGGGTTTTGTGGGCCTTTGTGAAGCACCAAGACACCCCCATAGTCAAGGCCAATAACAGGACTCTCAGCTATGTCCTgctcatctctctcctcctctgcttcctctgctCCTTTCTATTCATTGGTCGGCCACACCCAGTCACCTGCATCCTCCAGCAAATCACATTTGGACTTGTGTTCACTGTGGCTCTTTCCACTGTGTTGGCAAAAACCATTATTGTGCTGTTGGCATTCAAATCCATGAAGCTGGGAAGAACCATGAGGTGGCTGTTGGCATCAGGGGCTTCTAACTATGTCATTCCCATCTGCACTCTTGTCCAAGTGATTATCTGTGGCATCTGGCTGGGACTGTCTCCCCCCTTCATTGATGTAGACACACACTCTGAGCCCAGGCACCTTCTCATCATGTGTGACAAGGGCTCAGTCACTGTGTTCTACTGTGTTCTGGGCTACCTGGGCTCCTTGGCCCTGGTCAGCTTATCCTTGTCCTACCTTGTCCGCAACCTGCCTGACGCCTTCAATGAAGCCAAGTTCTTGACCTTCAGCATGCTGGTGTTCTGCAGCGTCTGGGTGACCTTTCTGCCTGTCTACCATGGTGCCCAGGGTAAGCTCATGGTGGCCTTGGAGATCTTCTCCATCTTGGCCTCCGGTGCTGGTCTCCTAGTGTGCATCTTTGCTCCCAAGTGTTACATTATTCTGATCAGACCTGACAAGAACTCTCTGAAACATCTAAGGAACAAAATGGGCCTCAGGAAAAACAGACATACTTAG